In Chitinophaga nivalis, a single genomic region encodes these proteins:
- a CDS encoding serine O-acetyltransferase, which translates to MNDFLEELKRRHQLAAANAFPATGAVNEFASNLINWLFPEHTGQVMADPVLEQYAILLELQLQQLLQPMNHQLPTDAASISKAFMAQVPLIYDELTKDAEAIYQGDPAATCMYEVIRSYPGFYAIAFYRVAHALYELKIPLLPRMITELAHARTGIDIHPGATISPWFCIDHGSGIVIGETCVIGPHVKLYQGVTLGALSIEKTMARSKRHPTIEEHVVIYAGATILGGDTTIGHHSIVGGNVWVIKSVPPFSRIYYKAEHKFSETTQE; encoded by the coding sequence ATGAATGATTTTCTGGAAGAACTAAAGCGGAGACACCAATTAGCGGCGGCAAATGCGTTTCCGGCTACCGGAGCAGTCAATGAATTTGCCTCCAACCTGATTAATTGGTTATTTCCTGAACATACCGGCCAGGTAATGGCCGATCCGGTATTGGAGCAGTATGCCATCTTACTGGAGCTGCAGCTGCAACAATTACTGCAGCCGATGAACCACCAGTTACCCACCGACGCCGCCAGCATCAGCAAGGCTTTTATGGCGCAGGTTCCCCTGATCTATGATGAACTGACGAAAGATGCAGAAGCCATTTATCAGGGCGACCCGGCAGCTACCTGTATGTATGAGGTCATCCGTTCCTATCCGGGGTTTTATGCCATTGCGTTTTACCGGGTGGCACATGCCCTGTATGAGCTGAAAATACCTTTACTGCCCCGGATGATCACGGAACTGGCACATGCCCGCACAGGCATCGACATACACCCTGGCGCCACTATTTCACCCTGGTTCTGTATTGACCACGGCTCCGGCATAGTGATCGGGGAAACCTGTGTGATAGGACCGCACGTGAAGCTGTATCAGGGCGTTACACTGGGCGCGCTCAGTATAGAAAAAACGATGGCCCGCAGCAAACGGCATCCGACCATAGAAGAACACGTGGTTATCTATGCCGGCGCCACCATACTCGGCGGCGACACTACCATCGGGCATCATAGCATCGTGGGCGGGAATGTGTGGGTGATTAAAAGCGTGCCCCCGTTTTCAAGGATTTATTATAAAGCGGAACATAAATTTTCAGAAACCACCCAGGAATAG
- a CDS encoding GrpB family protein: MQALITIVPYRPEWPEEFRTIAQQLQTLLGPAALAIDHIGSTSVPGLAAKDVIDIQVTVASLEEPALAQLPQLGFERLWHITGDHRPPGRDDLPEADLKKQFYRKTERSVNLHIRVTGTFNQRYPLLCRDYLRSHPYAAKAYGEIKQQLARYFPDNADAYYDIKDPVFDIIMEGAYAWAVAENK; the protein is encoded by the coding sequence ATGCAGGCTCTCATTACCATTGTACCCTACCGGCCGGAATGGCCGGAGGAATTCCGCACCATCGCGCAACAATTACAGACCCTCCTGGGGCCCGCCGCCCTGGCCATCGATCATATTGGCTCCACCAGCGTACCTGGCCTGGCTGCCAAAGATGTGATTGACATTCAGGTAACCGTGGCATCGCTGGAAGAACCGGCACTCGCCCAACTGCCCCAGCTGGGCTTTGAACGCCTGTGGCACATTACCGGCGACCACCGGCCACCGGGCAGGGATGACCTGCCGGAAGCCGATTTAAAAAAGCAATTTTACCGTAAAACGGAAAGAAGTGTAAATTTACATATACGGGTGACCGGTACATTCAATCAGCGTTATCCCCTGCTGTGCCGCGACTATCTCAGGTCGCATCCTTATGCCGCCAAAGCATACGGTGAGATCAAACAGCAACTGGCCCGGTATTTCCCTGATAACGCCGATGCATATTATGATATAAAGGACCCCGTATTTGATATTATCATGGAAGGCGCCTATGCGTGGGCGGTGGCGGAAAATAAATAA
- a CDS encoding sigma-54-dependent transcriptional regulator, with amino-acid sequence MANILIIDDEKSIRKTLTEILSYEGYKVEEAADGMEGFKMFQAKAYDAVLCDIKMPKMDGLEFLEKAREVNPDVPIVMVSGHGNIDTAVDAVKKGAYDYISKPPDLNRLLITLRNAMDKTTLVTETKTLRRKVNKVPEMIGSSASILKIKETIEKVAPTDARVLITGENGVGKELVARWLHERSNRAAAPLVEVNCAAIPSELIESELFGHEKGSFTSAVKQRIGKFEQASGGTLFLDEIGDMSLSAQAKVLRALQEGKITRVGGDKEISVDVRVIAATNKDLLKEVEDKNFRLDLYHRLSVILIHVAALNDRREDVPLLVDSFLDSVCSDYGIARKGIDKEAMKALQQHNWTGNIRELRNVVERLIILSGKTISAEDVDDFVVPNRDKKKVSS; translated from the coding sequence ATGGCTAACATTTTAATAATAGATGACGAAAAAAGTATCCGTAAAACCCTGACTGAGATCCTGAGTTATGAGGGATACAAAGTAGAAGAGGCAGCGGATGGGATGGAAGGGTTTAAAATGTTCCAGGCAAAGGCATACGATGCCGTATTATGCGATATCAAAATGCCTAAAATGGACGGACTGGAATTCCTGGAAAAAGCCAGGGAAGTAAATCCTGATGTGCCCATTGTGATGGTTTCCGGTCACGGTAACATTGATACAGCGGTAGATGCGGTGAAAAAAGGAGCCTATGATTATATCTCCAAACCACCGGATCTGAACCGTTTGCTCATTACCCTGCGTAATGCAATGGATAAAACAACCCTGGTCACTGAAACCAAAACCCTGCGCCGTAAGGTGAACAAGGTGCCGGAAATGATCGGGAGTTCTGCTTCTATCCTGAAAATCAAAGAAACCATCGAAAAGGTAGCGCCTACAGACGCCCGCGTACTGATTACCGGTGAAAACGGTGTTGGTAAGGAACTGGTGGCCCGCTGGCTGCATGAACGCAGCAACCGCGCCGCTGCTCCGCTGGTGGAAGTCAACTGCGCAGCTATCCCCAGTGAACTGATAGAAAGTGAACTGTTTGGCCACGAAAAAGGTTCCTTTACCTCTGCGGTAAAACAACGCATTGGTAAATTCGAACAGGCCAGCGGCGGTACCCTTTTCCTGGATGAAATCGGGGATATGAGCCTCAGTGCGCAGGCCAAAGTGCTGCGCGCCCTGCAGGAAGGAAAAATCACCCGGGTGGGCGGCGATAAGGAAATCAGTGTAGATGTACGTGTCATTGCTGCTACCAATAAAGACCTGCTGAAAGAAGTGGAAGATAAAAACTTCCGTCTCGACCTTTATCACCGGTTAAGCGTTATCCTCATTCACGTGGCTGCACTCAACGACCGCCGTGAAGACGTACCTTTGCTGGTAGATAGCTTCCTGGACAGCGTTTGCAGTGACTATGGCATTGCCCGTAAAGGCATCGATAAAGAGGCCATGAAAGCTTTGCAGCAACACAACTGGACGGGTAATATCCGGGAACTGCGGAACGTGGTGGAAAGACTGATCATCCTGTCTGGTAAAACCATTTCAGCAGAAGATGTAGACGATTTTGTGGTACCTAACCGCGATAAGAAGAAAGTAAGCTCTTAA
- a CDS encoding alpha/beta fold hydrolase: MQKHLYLISGLGADERIFNNLRFPENYQVHFLPWIAPQREDEPISSYAARMAAGITVDGPVILFGVSFGGIMSLEIARHRPVEKNILVSTIKLSGEKPPYYKWARKLGLHRLPDRLLYQHRSLVVKRFLNIETEAEMQLLTEYLSKRDYTYLRWAVNAVLHWENEVLPEDVLHIHGAKDMTFPVRYVKPTHVIPDGGHFMVLNRAAAINEILAASL; this comes from the coding sequence ATGCAAAAACACCTGTATCTTATTAGTGGACTGGGAGCCGATGAGCGCATTTTTAACAACCTGCGCTTTCCCGAAAACTACCAGGTGCATTTCCTGCCGTGGATCGCTCCACAGCGGGAGGATGAGCCCATCAGCAGTTATGCTGCCCGCATGGCGGCCGGTATTACGGTTGATGGGCCTGTCATTTTGTTTGGCGTATCCTTCGGCGGCATTATGAGCCTGGAAATAGCCAGGCACCGGCCAGTAGAAAAGAATATCCTTGTATCTACCATTAAGCTGTCCGGCGAAAAGCCACCTTACTACAAATGGGCCCGGAAACTGGGCCTGCACCGGCTGCCAGACCGGCTGCTGTACCAGCATAGAAGCCTGGTGGTAAAACGATTCCTCAACATCGAAACGGAAGCCGAAATGCAGCTGCTCACGGAGTACCTGTCCAAACGCGACTATACTTATCTTCGATGGGCTGTTAATGCCGTACTGCACTGGGAAAATGAGGTACTGCCGGAAGATGTGCTACACATCCACGGCGCCAAAGACATGACTTTCCCGGTCAGGTATGTGAAACCTACGCATGTGATTCCGGATGGCGGGCACTTCATGGTGCTGAACCGGGCGGCCGCTATCAACGAAATCCTCGCAGCCAGCCTGTAG
- the lepB gene encoding signal peptidase I — MNLAFWKKNKDNQPKKKKSTAREWLDAGIFAIIAATLIRTFIFEAYTIPTPSMEKTLLVNDFLFVSKVSYGPRIPMTPLAVPFVHHTLPFTESAKAYSEAVQWKYKRLPGFSDIKRYDVVVFNFPEGDTVAIGSADPSYYNSVRQNGWQAVNNSFKIIHRPVDKRENYIKRCMAEAGDTLQIIHGAVYVNGQPAPVPAGSQHKYVVETTGDQLNGSRLEELGISALPEFAFDGNKYIYNLTPENAAALKQFPIVKNVTVYEESNYVDFNYSNLFPHDTAHYKWTDENFGPLYIPKKGATVKLNDSNIAIYDRIIRVYEGNTLERKDGRFVINGQATDSYTFKMNYYWMMGDNRNNSLDSRYWGFVPEDHVVGKAWLIWMSYGEGGIRWGRLFRNIR; from the coding sequence ATGAACCTGGCATTTTGGAAAAAAAATAAAGACAATCAGCCAAAGAAAAAGAAATCTACGGCACGGGAATGGTTAGACGCTGGTATCTTCGCTATTATAGCAGCCACGCTTATCCGCACATTTATTTTTGAGGCTTATACGATCCCTACGCCTTCCATGGAAAAAACCTTACTGGTAAACGATTTCCTGTTTGTGAGCAAGGTAAGTTACGGACCTCGTATTCCTATGACGCCGCTGGCGGTTCCTTTTGTGCACCACACCCTTCCTTTTACGGAATCGGCCAAAGCTTATTCAGAAGCGGTACAATGGAAATACAAACGTTTACCCGGGTTTTCTGATATCAAACGCTATGATGTAGTGGTATTCAACTTCCCCGAAGGCGATACGGTAGCTATTGGCTCTGCTGATCCCAGCTATTATAATTCTGTAAGACAAAACGGCTGGCAGGCAGTTAACAACTCCTTTAAAATTATTCACCGCCCGGTAGATAAACGGGAAAACTATATTAAGCGTTGTATGGCGGAAGCCGGCGACACGCTGCAGATCATTCATGGCGCGGTATATGTAAACGGCCAACCAGCGCCGGTACCTGCCGGCAGCCAGCATAAATATGTGGTAGAAACCACCGGCGATCAGCTGAATGGCAGCCGGTTGGAAGAACTGGGAATTTCTGCCTTACCGGAATTTGCGTTTGATGGTAACAAATACATCTACAACCTGACACCGGAAAATGCCGCCGCACTGAAACAGTTCCCGATTGTTAAAAATGTGACTGTGTATGAAGAATCCAATTATGTGGATTTCAACTACAGCAACTTATTCCCGCACGATACCGCCCATTACAAATGGACAGACGAAAACTTCGGTCCGCTGTACATTCCTAAGAAAGGCGCTACCGTAAAACTGAACGACAGCAATATTGCGATCTACGACCGTATCATACGGGTGTACGAAGGCAATACCCTGGAAAGAAAAGACGGCCGTTTCGTGATTAACGGACAGGCAACCGACTCCTATACATTCAAAATGAACTATTACTGGATGATGGGGGATAACCGGAATAACTCCCTGGATTCCCGTTACTGGGGCTTTGTACCGGAAGATCACGTGGTAGGTAAAGCGTGGCTGATCTGGATGAGCTACGGCGAAGGTGGTATCCGCTGGGGACGCCTCTTCAGAAATATCCGCTAA
- a CDS encoding cytidine deaminase: MEKQLQQFEYLVYNDITGLDEADAWLLKEARAVTAHAYAPYSHFQVGAIMRLVNGEIVAGSNQENASFPIGLCAERVALASAASVYPGVDIETIAISYHNLNGDSSRPISPCGMCRQALAEYEQKQQAPIRLILGGLNGKVYVVSRANDLLPLSFSGGDLQG; the protein is encoded by the coding sequence ATGGAAAAACAATTACAACAATTCGAATACCTGGTATATAACGATATTACCGGCCTGGATGAAGCAGATGCCTGGCTGTTGAAAGAAGCCCGTGCCGTGACTGCGCATGCCTATGCCCCTTATTCCCATTTTCAGGTGGGTGCTATCATGCGCCTGGTGAACGGAGAAATTGTTGCCGGCTCTAACCAGGAAAACGCTTCTTTCCCGATCGGCCTTTGTGCAGAAAGAGTGGCGCTGGCCAGTGCTGCTTCTGTATATCCGGGTGTAGATATCGAAACCATTGCCATCAGTTATCACAACCTGAATGGCGATAGTTCCCGTCCCATTTCCCCTTGTGGTATGTGCCGCCAGGCGCTCGCAGAGTATGAGCAGAAACAACAGGCGCCGATCCGGCTGATACTGGGCGGATTAAACGGAAAGGTATATGTGGTGAGCCGTGCCAATGATCTGTTGCCGCTGTCTTTCTCCGGCGGAGATTTGCAGGGGTAA
- a CDS encoding tetratricopeptide repeat protein — MKNRQLILFIYFLMQVATANTAWATSPAVWSKAKRLYQEGLACKRSGKEAEARQYFVAAIRTDSSFTAAYSELGSLYFEQKAYANALLYTRKAQQLGAVKTSRLTGFCSYYLGQYDQAMEALEQARTEAPADVSILHQLALTYAQLGDYRACIHACMELLSLQTDAGIHCLYEVRRYYPKDEQVLYQLAHAFYRQRCYEEAVEEWKELLHLQPNNPFIMFMLGKSYMGKGDTVKGTALCDQAWMTGEMKKT, encoded by the coding sequence ATGAAAAACCGCCAGCTTATCCTGTTTATTTATTTTCTGATGCAGGTAGCCACTGCCAACACGGCATGGGCTACATCGCCTGCTGTATGGTCTAAGGCCAAACGCCTTTACCAGGAAGGATTGGCGTGTAAAAGATCCGGCAAAGAAGCCGAAGCCCGGCAGTATTTTGTAGCGGCTATCCGGACAGACAGCAGCTTTACTGCTGCGTATAGTGAACTGGGGAGTCTTTATTTTGAGCAGAAAGCATATGCCAACGCATTACTGTATACCCGGAAAGCGCAACAACTGGGCGCTGTGAAAACAAGCCGGCTGACAGGTTTCTGCAGTTATTACCTCGGACAGTATGACCAGGCAATGGAAGCACTGGAGCAGGCGCGTACCGAGGCCCCCGCCGACGTAAGCATCCTGCATCAACTGGCGCTTACCTACGCACAACTGGGCGACTACCGGGCGTGTATACACGCTTGTATGGAATTATTATCGCTGCAGACAGATGCGGGTATTCACTGCCTGTATGAGGTCAGGCGGTATTATCCGAAGGATGAGCAGGTATTATACCAGCTGGCGCATGCCTTTTACCGGCAGAGATGTTATGAAGAAGCTGTGGAAGAATGGAAAGAGTTGTTACATTTGCAGCCCAATAATCCTTTTATTATGTTTATGCTGGGGAAATCGTATATGGGAAAGGGTGATACTGTGAAAGGAACAGCCCTGTGCGATCAGGCATGGATGACAGGAGAAATGAAAAAAACATAA
- the argS gene encoding arginine--tRNA ligase, with product MSVVQSIRMAAVAAIKSLYDQPLTESDISINTTKPEFEGEYTIVVFSFTKFSRQKPEETAQRIGEYLTTHYPELIAQFNVVKGFLNLSIKDTYWIKFLQQHYSDVQIGQQPANGKKIMVEYSSPNTNKPLHLGHLRNNFLGYSIAEIMKANGFEVIKTNLVNDRGIHICKSMLAWQLFAHGDTPATSGIKGDHLVGDYYVKFESVVKEQAEPIIDRVLESDFRDFEPGETEKLEKLVTALHKPEVKADKEKTAKIMGDIKELSRNKTEIMQQAKIMLQQWEAGNHEVRDLWATMNGWVYEGFEQTYQRLGIDFDKMYYESNTYLLGKELVTAGLEKGVLFKKEDNSVWIDLTADGLDEKLLLRGDGTSVYMTQDMGTARLKYEDYQMDQSVYVVADEQNYHFKVLQLILEKLGEPSAPGIFHLSYGMVELPHGRMKSREGTVVDADDMITEMVNTAEEKTKESGKNLEDFPASELQELYDNIGLGAMKFFLLRVDPKKRMIFNPEESIDLHGFTGPFIQYAHARIKSILRETGAVSGLENFLATAPLLPLEKELIMLNEQFPAILAEAYREMNPAIIASYAFQLAQLFNSFYAEKVEGVPTYSIIKATSEEKKQLRLQIIMLTAHTIAQSMKMLGIRVPERM from the coding sequence ATGAGTGTTGTACAATCTATTAGAATGGCCGCCGTGGCCGCCATTAAATCACTTTATGACCAGCCGTTAACGGAAAGTGATATTTCCATTAACACCACCAAACCTGAGTTCGAAGGTGAATATACCATTGTTGTTTTCTCATTCACAAAATTCAGCCGACAAAAACCAGAAGAAACTGCCCAGCGCATTGGCGAATACCTGACCACCCATTATCCGGAACTGATTGCACAATTCAATGTAGTAAAAGGATTTCTGAACCTGAGTATCAAGGATACCTACTGGATCAAATTCCTGCAACAGCATTACAGTGATGTACAGATCGGGCAGCAACCGGCCAACGGGAAAAAGATCATGGTAGAATATTCTTCTCCCAACACCAACAAACCTTTACACCTGGGGCATTTACGGAATAACTTCCTGGGTTATTCGATTGCAGAAATCATGAAAGCCAATGGCTTTGAGGTGATCAAAACCAATCTGGTAAATGACCGCGGTATTCATATCTGTAAGTCGATGCTGGCCTGGCAGCTCTTCGCCCATGGCGATACCCCTGCTACCAGCGGCATCAAAGGCGATCACCTGGTAGGAGACTATTACGTAAAGTTCGAATCCGTTGTAAAAGAACAGGCGGAACCTATCATTGACCGGGTACTGGAAAGTGATTTCCGGGATTTTGAACCTGGTGAAACAGAGAAACTGGAAAAGCTGGTAACCGCACTGCACAAACCAGAAGTAAAGGCGGATAAGGAAAAGACGGCCAAAATTATGGGCGACATCAAAGAACTGTCGCGTAATAAAACAGAAATCATGCAGCAGGCTAAAATCATGCTGCAGCAATGGGAAGCCGGCAACCACGAAGTACGTGACCTGTGGGCGACCATGAACGGCTGGGTGTATGAAGGTTTTGAACAAACCTACCAACGCCTCGGTATCGATTTCGATAAAATGTACTACGAAAGCAATACCTACTTACTGGGGAAAGAGCTGGTAACAGCCGGCCTGGAAAAAGGTGTATTGTTTAAAAAAGAAGATAATTCTGTATGGATTGATCTCACTGCCGACGGACTGGATGAAAAACTCCTGCTGCGCGGTGATGGCACTTCTGTATATATGACCCAGGATATGGGTACGGCGCGCCTGAAGTACGAAGACTACCAGATGGATCAAAGCGTATATGTAGTGGCAGATGAGCAAAACTATCACTTCAAGGTATTGCAGCTGATCCTGGAAAAACTGGGCGAACCTTCTGCACCGGGTATTTTCCACCTGAGCTATGGCATGGTGGAATTACCACATGGCCGGATGAAAAGCCGGGAAGGTACCGTGGTAGATGCGGATGACATGATTACCGAAATGGTAAATACTGCCGAAGAGAAAACCAAGGAATCCGGTAAAAACCTCGAAGACTTCCCTGCCAGTGAGCTGCAGGAGCTGTATGACAACATCGGCTTGGGCGCCATGAAGTTCTTCCTGTTACGGGTAGATCCGAAGAAGAGAATGATTTTTAATCCGGAAGAATCCATCGACCTGCATGGATTCACCGGTCCTTTTATTCAGTATGCGCATGCACGTATTAAGTCTATCCTCCGGGAAACCGGTGCGGTAAGCGGCCTGGAAAACTTCCTGGCTACGGCTCCGCTGCTGCCGCTGGAAAAAGAGCTGATCATGCTGAACGAACAGTTCCCGGCTATCCTGGCAGAAGCCTACCGGGAAATGAATCCGGCTATCATTGCCAGCTATGCTTTCCAACTGGCCCAGTTGTTCAATTCATTCTATGCAGAGAAAGTAGAAGGGGTGCCTACCTATTCTATCATCAAAGCTACCAGTGAAGAGAAAAAGCAGCTGCGTTTACAAATTATTATGCTGACTGCCCACACCATTGCCCAAAGTATGAAAATGCTGGGTATACGGGTACCGGAACGTATGTAA
- a CDS encoding porin family protein, with protein sequence MKKLILFGLLAIGTMLTAQAQQVKFGVKGGLNIDKITQTDNAKTRASFYAGGLVNIALNKSWAIQPELLYSGQGTKFEKDLFLGAGTIKTSYINIPVMVQYSIVPSFYLEAGPQLGILASAKLKAYDRTIDIKDSMKSIDFGLGVGFGYKFDMGLGISGRYNFGLTKVYDNENAKGKNSVAQIGVFYMF encoded by the coding sequence ATGAAAAAACTTATCCTGTTTGGTTTACTCGCCATAGGAACCATGCTGACGGCACAAGCACAACAAGTTAAATTCGGCGTTAAAGGTGGTTTAAACATTGATAAAATCACCCAAACGGATAATGCTAAAACCCGCGCCTCCTTTTATGCGGGTGGTCTCGTAAACATTGCCCTGAATAAATCATGGGCCATTCAACCGGAGTTATTGTATTCTGGCCAGGGGACTAAATTTGAAAAAGACCTTTTCCTCGGTGCAGGTACCATCAAAACAAGTTACATCAACATTCCGGTAATGGTGCAATATTCTATTGTACCTTCCTTCTACCTGGAAGCCGGCCCTCAGCTGGGTATTCTGGCCAGTGCTAAATTAAAGGCCTATGACCGGACCATTGACATTAAAGACTCTATGAAGTCTATTGATTTCGGACTGGGTGTTGGCTTTGGCTACAAGTTCGATATGGGTCTGGGTATCTCCGGCCGTTACAACTTCGGGCTGACCAAAGTTTATGACAATGAAAACGCCAAAGGCAAAAACTCAGTAGCGCAGATCGGTGTGTTCTACATGTTCTAG
- a CDS encoding GNAT family N-acetyltransferase: METISIRTIEPADDPVIAHIVKTTLTEFGMNKAGTAFSDPTTDHLSVLFAKPRAAYFVATMEGRVIGGAGIHPLDGGEAHVCELQKMYLLPEARGKGLAGKLIAMCLDYAKQNGYTQCYLETSPELARARKVYEQFGFRYLTGPLGDTGHFGCDSWMLKDL, encoded by the coding sequence ATGGAAACCATTAGTATCAGAACGATTGAACCGGCAGACGACCCGGTGATTGCACACATCGTAAAAACCACGCTGACAGAATTTGGGATGAACAAAGCAGGAACTGCTTTTTCAGATCCTACTACCGATCATTTATCGGTACTCTTTGCGAAACCACGCGCTGCTTATTTTGTAGCCACCATGGAAGGCAGGGTCATTGGCGGCGCAGGCATCCATCCGCTGGATGGCGGCGAAGCACATGTATGTGAATTGCAGAAAATGTACCTGCTGCCGGAAGCACGGGGAAAAGGCCTCGCAGGAAAACTGATCGCCATGTGTCTTGATTATGCTAAACAAAACGGCTATACGCAGTGCTATCTTGAAACCAGTCCGGAGCTGGCCCGTGCCAGAAAAGTGTATGAGCAGTTTGGTTTCCGGTACCTGACAGGCCCCCTGGGCGACACCGGTCATTTTGGCTGTGACAGCTGGATGTTGAAGGATTTATAG
- a CDS encoding OmpA family protein, protein MNKSIIQRAVCVFLAALPMITKAQDQSSVSASPSVKLFNGTRAYKTWSIGVNGGLLAPVAATGGSNDFSKWKVSAGYGGYVKYQLLPFMALRADYVGGKLQADNSKELGDGTLPVSPYKSYETKLQWSGTLNAVFNIATVNWLFRQNFVQLYASVGGGIAGYKPTLERKNGTKVDATTNTIKELIIPVGAGLKFKLSEVINLDLGYTMYYTDGDNLDGYEKGPNKDKYSYGYAGLEFSLGKKGKKQLQWHNPAATAYDELEAQKATLRAELDAANQNNARLTADVDKLTKDADGDGVSDFFDKCPGTPANTKVDGAGCPLPVPEKIEEKVVITEEDTRLVKEAIQNLEFEFAKSSIKASSYPSLDRVAELLKRKNLNLKLGGHTDNVGNAKRNLALSRERAESVKNYMISKGVNANKVEAIGYGMTQPIASNKTAAGRQKNRRVEFTIF, encoded by the coding sequence ATGAACAAAAGTATTATCCAGCGGGCTGTCTGCGTGTTTCTGGCCGCATTGCCCATGATCACCAAAGCCCAGGATCAATCGTCCGTGAGTGCCTCCCCCTCTGTCAAATTATTTAATGGTACCCGGGCATACAAAACCTGGTCTATCGGTGTTAATGGTGGCTTATTGGCACCAGTAGCTGCCACGGGTGGCAGTAATGACTTCTCTAAATGGAAAGTGTCAGCTGGCTATGGCGGTTATGTAAAGTATCAGCTCCTGCCTTTCATGGCCTTGCGGGCCGACTATGTCGGTGGTAAACTACAGGCCGACAACAGCAAGGAGCTGGGTGATGGCACCCTCCCGGTAAGTCCTTACAAATCCTATGAAACCAAGCTGCAATGGTCCGGTACCTTAAATGCCGTGTTCAACATTGCTACCGTAAACTGGTTGTTCCGGCAGAACTTCGTACAGCTGTATGCCTCCGTGGGTGGCGGTATAGCAGGGTACAAACCTACGCTGGAAAGGAAGAACGGCACCAAGGTAGACGCTACTACCAACACCATTAAGGAACTGATCATTCCTGTCGGCGCCGGCTTAAAATTCAAACTGTCAGAAGTCATCAACCTCGATCTGGGCTACACCATGTATTATACAGATGGCGATAACCTGGATGGCTATGAAAAAGGCCCCAACAAGGATAAGTATTCCTATGGCTATGCCGGCCTGGAATTCTCGCTGGGCAAAAAAGGTAAAAAACAACTACAATGGCATAACCCTGCTGCCACCGCCTATGACGAGCTGGAAGCCCAGAAGGCTACCCTGCGCGCAGAACTGGATGCTGCCAATCAGAATAATGCCAGGTTGACCGCTGATGTGGATAAACTGACAAAAGACGCGGATGGAGATGGTGTATCCGACTTCTTCGATAAATGTCCGGGCACACCAGCCAATACCAAAGTAGATGGCGCCGGCTGTCCGTTACCGGTACCGGAAAAAATAGAAGAGAAAGTAGTGATTACCGAAGAAGATACCCGGCTGGTAAAAGAAGCGATCCAGAACCTGGAATTTGAATTTGCTAAATCCAGCATCAAAGCCAGTTCCTATCCTTCTCTCGACAGGGTGGCAGAACTGCTGAAACGCAAAAACCTCAACCTCAAACTCGGTGGTCATACAGACAATGTAGGCAATGCCAAACGTAACCTGGCATTATCCAGAGAAAGAGCGGAATCCGTGAAGAACTACATGATCAGCAAAGGCGTTAATGCCAATAAAGTTGAAGCCATCGGTTATGGTATGACCCAGCCGATTGCCAGCAATAAAACCGCTGCCGGCAGACAGAAAAACCGCCGGGTAGAATTTACGATATTCTAA